From a single Deinococcus apachensis DSM 19763 genomic region:
- a CDS encoding bifunctional cytochrome P450/NADPH--P450 reductase, whose translation MTRILAPIPSPPKHPQYGHLHYLAGDAPVLNFFQLARQIPEGLFQLDIQGRTLIQAYDPNLVAELTDERRFQKRVHPAYTNIRNLGGDGLFTSDSFEPNWGKAHRILLPAFSQRAMKGYFGQMLEVAQALVGKWERTQGQDVRVADDMTRLTLDTISLSGFDYRFRSFDKDELHPFLQALARAMHHTMTMNSRPPVLTPEMEEADRAYWADIASMNELVDEVIRERRGHGGGGGDLLGLMLNATDPETGERLSDENIRYQVMTFLIAGHETTSGLLAFTLYLLLRHPHVLAQAYAEVDRLLPGDAVPTYDTVMRLDVIPRILDEALRFWSTIPNYAVTALQDEVIGGKYEIRKGQQVALLIPALHRHPAAWTNPDEFDIDRWTSENRRTHHPAAYKPFGNGMRACIGRQFALTEAKLALLLILQKFALSDPYDYHLKVKQSLTIKPEDFALRVRERRPHERFSVPVPVVEEPQQDLSRVSVAGTGVALTVAYGSNLGTTEDLASRVADYATRSGFQTRLTPLDDLVNNVPSEGLLFVTTATYNGAAPDNAGRFDAWTQEGGLAEGSLDNLRFALLGTGNTQWATYQAFPKRVEAALLKAGAQPFVPRGEADANGDFDGMVSAWFQTLLQKVSEEFGTAAQESTGPRYELDLLTEADVRPAVISEKAYGLKVVSSEELVGDAAGLWDFGKEPPRPSTKAITFELPEGVTYDTGDHIAVFAKNEPRLVEWAAHKLRLKPGQVVRLRQGGNRKSHLPLNTPVTVEVLLSEFVELQDVATRSNIETMLAHTPCPWTTRQLGAYLEDDAKYEAEIRKPGLSVLGLLDRFPAVELPLAVFLELCPPIRPRYYSISSSPLVAPRTPSLTVGLLEAPSWAGAGQFRGLASAYLNRVRPGDTVFGYVRKPNPPFRPPVDPRTPMILVGPGTGIAPLRGFVEERAAQRAAGQTVGLSKVFYGCRHPEHDFFYREDFGAWQREGVAELHTAYSAVAGHPYRYVQDAILGDQEGVWALIESGASIYVCGDGVRMAPAVRQTIRDLYREKTGASAGEADAWLAGLMQEGRYQQDVFGASK comes from the coding sequence ATGACGCGAATCCTGGCTCCCATCCCCAGCCCCCCCAAGCATCCCCAGTACGGTCACCTGCACTACCTCGCGGGCGACGCCCCGGTCCTGAACTTCTTCCAGCTCGCCCGGCAGATCCCCGAGGGCCTCTTTCAACTCGACATCCAGGGCCGCACCCTGATCCAGGCGTACGACCCGAACCTGGTCGCGGAACTCACCGACGAGCGCCGGTTCCAGAAGCGCGTCCACCCCGCCTACACGAACATACGCAACCTGGGGGGCGACGGCCTCTTTACCTCGGACAGCTTCGAGCCCAACTGGGGCAAGGCGCACCGCATCCTGCTGCCCGCCTTCTCGCAGCGGGCGATGAAGGGCTACTTCGGGCAGATGCTGGAGGTCGCTCAGGCGCTCGTGGGCAAGTGGGAGCGCACCCAGGGGCAGGATGTGCGCGTCGCGGACGACATGACCCGGCTGACCCTGGACACCATCTCGCTGTCGGGCTTCGACTACCGCTTCCGGTCCTTCGATAAGGACGAGCTGCACCCCTTCCTGCAAGCCCTGGCGCGGGCCATGCACCACACCATGACCATGAACAGCCGCCCGCCCGTCCTCACCCCCGAGATGGAGGAGGCCGACCGGGCGTACTGGGCGGACATCGCCTCCATGAACGAACTCGTGGACGAGGTGATCCGCGAGCGGCGGGGGCATGGTGGGGGCGGGGGCGACCTCCTCGGCCTGATGCTGAACGCCACCGACCCGGAGACCGGCGAGCGGCTCAGCGACGAGAACATCCGTTACCAGGTGATGACCTTCCTGATCGCCGGGCACGAGACGACGAGCGGCCTGCTCGCCTTCACCCTGTACCTGCTGCTGCGCCACCCGCACGTGCTCGCGCAGGCGTACGCGGAGGTGGACCGGCTGCTGCCCGGCGACGCGGTTCCGACGTACGACACGGTGATGCGGCTCGACGTCATTCCGCGTATCCTCGACGAGGCGCTGCGCTTCTGGAGCACGATCCCCAACTACGCGGTCACCGCCCTCCAGGACGAGGTGATCGGGGGCAAGTACGAGATCAGGAAGGGTCAGCAGGTCGCCCTCCTGATTCCGGCCCTGCACCGTCACCCGGCGGCCTGGACGAATCCCGACGAGTTCGACATCGACCGCTGGACCTCCGAGAACCGCCGCACCCACCACCCCGCCGCCTACAAGCCCTTCGGCAACGGGATGCGCGCCTGCATCGGCCGCCAGTTCGCCCTGACGGAAGCCAAGCTCGCCCTGCTGCTGATCCTCCAGAAGTTCGCCCTGAGCGACCCGTACGACTACCACCTCAAGGTCAAGCAGAGCCTGACCATCAAGCCCGAGGACTTCGCACTCCGCGTCCGCGAGCGTCGGCCCCACGAGCGGTTCAGCGTGCCGGTGCCCGTGGTCGAGGAGCCGCAGCAGGACCTGAGCCGCGTGAGCGTCGCCGGAACGGGCGTCGCCCTCACCGTGGCCTACGGCTCGAACCTGGGCACGACCGAGGACCTCGCCAGCCGCGTCGCCGACTACGCCACCCGCTCGGGCTTCCAGACTCGCCTCACCCCGCTGGACGATCTGGTGAACAACGTACCGAGCGAGGGCCTGCTGTTCGTCACCACGGCCACCTACAACGGGGCCGCGCCGGACAACGCCGGGCGCTTCGACGCCTGGACGCAGGAGGGGGGCCTGGCCGAGGGGAGCCTGGACAACCTTCGCTTCGCCCTGCTGGGCACCGGCAACACCCAGTGGGCGACCTATCAGGCCTTCCCCAAGCGGGTGGAGGCGGCGCTCCTGAAGGCGGGCGCCCAGCCCTTCGTCCCGCGCGGAGAGGCGGACGCGAACGGCGACTTCGACGGCATGGTGAGCGCCTGGTTCCAGACCCTGCTGCAAAAAGTCTCCGAGGAGTTCGGCACCGCGGCCCAGGAATCCACTGGCCCCCGCTACGAACTCGACCTGCTGACTGAGGCAGACGTACGCCCCGCCGTCATCTCGGAAAAGGCCTACGGTCTCAAGGTCGTCTCCAGCGAGGAACTCGTCGGCGACGCGGCCGGGCTGTGGGACTTCGGCAAAGAGCCGCCGCGCCCCTCGACCAAGGCGATCACCTTCGAGCTGCCGGAGGGTGTCACCTACGACACGGGCGACCACATCGCCGTCTTCGCCAAGAACGAGCCGCGGCTGGTCGAGTGGGCCGCGCACAAGCTCCGCCTCAAGCCCGGCCAGGTCGTGCGCCTGCGCCAGGGCGGCAACCGCAAGTCGCACCTGCCGCTGAACACCCCCGTCACGGTGGAGGTGCTGCTGTCCGAGTTCGTGGAACTTCAGGACGTGGCGACCCGCTCGAATATCGAGACGATGCTCGCGCACACCCCGTGCCCCTGGACGACCCGGCAGCTGGGAGCCTACCTGGAAGACGACGCGAAGTACGAGGCGGAGATTCGCAAGCCGGGCCTCTCCGTCCTGGGCCTGCTCGACCGCTTCCCCGCCGTGGAGCTGCCCCTCGCGGTCTTCCTGGAGCTGTGCCCGCCGATCCGTCCGCGCTACTACTCCATCTCGTCGTCGCCGCTTGTCGCGCCGCGCACGCCCAGCCTCACGGTCGGCCTGTTGGAAGCGCCCTCATGGGCGGGTGCTGGGCAGTTCCGCGGGCTCGCCAGCGCGTACCTTAACCGGGTGCGGCCGGGCGACACGGTCTTCGGGTACGTCCGCAAGCCCAATCCGCCCTTCCGTCCCCCGGTGGACCCGCGGACACCCATGATCCTCGTCGGACCCGGCACCGGCATCGCTCCTCTCCGCGGCTTCGTGGAGGAACGGGCGGCGCAGCGGGCGGCGGGGCAGACGGTCGGCCTCTCCAAGGTGTTCTACGGCTGCCGCCACCCCGAGCACGACTTCTTCTACCGGGAAGATTTCGGGGCGTGGCAGCGGGAGGGCGTCGCCGAGCTTCACACGGCCTACTCCGCCGTGGCCGGGCACCCGTACCGCTACGTGCAGGACGCCATCCTGGGAGATCAGGAGGGAGTCTGGGCGCTGATCGAGTCGGGCGCGAGCATCTACGTGTGCGGGGACGGGGTGCGGATGGCCCCCGCCGTGCGGCAGACGATCAGGGACCTCTACCGCGAGAAGACGGGCGCCTCTGCTGGGGAAGCCGACGCCTGGCTGGCCGGGCTGATGCAGGAGGGCCGCTACCAGCAGGACGTGTTCGGCGCGAGCAAGTAA
- a CDS encoding diguanylate cyclase domain-containing protein produces the protein MTLTGPDPGLPPPADRLSGALIAALDHAADPALLLERGPPVAGTAEGGPAWRAVFVNRAFARLVGGDPAALLHATFDELIARVRGNLVGADAARFVQRQESFRVDLQVRAGGARWMDVQATPLHLGPGAEPTNWWVVLRDVTAERQALALATGQARALHLAVRGAPLTAILRALIATLDERLPGSAASASLLDGDHLHFLGSPRLAPGATDLRVPLTAGQAFPCARAMRRGQAVLTRFPAGFPAPLRGELARAGYARAYSVPVREAGGPALAALTLYGRRPAAPHPAEVELLGQFADLMALLVARDQGLRRLEHLAFRDPLTTLANRARFMAALEEACLALASSGGASFAVGLLDLDDFKRVNDAHGHLAGDHLLVTLAGRIARTLPPRALAARMGGDEFALLVPNATGERVQAAAHAVRTALEVPVPLGGASLQVGGSLGWALAPHDDDTPDGLLRHADAAMYTAKRGPS, from the coding sequence ATGACCCTGACCGGGCCTGACCCCGGCCTGCCGCCGCCCGCAGACCGCCTGAGCGGGGCGCTCATCGCGGCCCTTGATCATGCGGCGGACCCGGCGCTGCTGCTAGAAAGGGGGCCGCCGGTGGCGGGGACCGCCGAGGGCGGGCCAGCCTGGCGGGCGGTGTTTGTGAACCGGGCCTTCGCGCGGCTGGTGGGCGGCGACCCCGCCGCGCTCCTGCATGCCACCTTCGACGAGCTGATCGCCCGGGTGCGGGGCAATCTGGTGGGGGCGGACGCGGCGCGGTTCGTGCAGCGCCAGGAGAGCTTCCGGGTGGACCTGCAGGTGCGCGCGGGTGGCGCACGCTGGATGGACGTGCAGGCCACGCCGCTGCACCTGGGGCCGGGCGCGGAGCCCACCAACTGGTGGGTCGTGCTGCGCGACGTGACCGCCGAGCGGCAGGCCCTCGCTCTCGCCACCGGTCAGGCCCGCGCGCTGCACCTGGCCGTGCGGGGGGCGCCCTTAACCGCCATCCTGCGTGCCCTGATCGCCACCCTGGACGAGCGGCTGCCCGGCAGTGCCGCGAGCGCGAGCCTGCTGGACGGTGACCACCTGCACTTCCTGGGCTCGCCGCGCCTGGCGCCGGGGGCGACCGACCTGCGCGTTCCCCTGACCGCCGGTCAGGCCTTCCCCTGTGCCCGGGCCATGCGGCGGGGCCAGGCGGTGCTGACCCGCTTTCCCGCCGGGTTTCCCGCCCCGCTGCGCGGTGAGCTGGCCCGGGCGGGGTATGCCCGCGCCTACAGCGTCCCGGTGCGGGAGGCCGGGGGACCCGCGCTGGCCGCCCTCACCCTGTACGGCCGCCGCCCGGCCGCCCCGCACCCCGCCGAGGTGGAGCTGCTCGGGCAGTTCGCCGACCTCATGGCGCTGTTGGTGGCGCGCGACCAGGGGCTGCGGCGGCTGGAACACCTCGCCTTCCGCGACCCCCTGACCACCCTGGCAAACCGCGCCCGCTTCATGGCCGCCCTGGAGGAGGCCTGCCTGGCCCTGGCCTCGTCGGGTGGCGCCTCCTTTGCCGTCGGGCTGCTGGACCTCGACGATTTCAAGCGGGTCAACGACGCCCACGGGCACCTCGCCGGGGACCACCTGCTCGTCACGCTGGCCGGGCGGATCGCGCGTACCCTGCCGCCCCGGGCGCTCGCGGCCCGCATGGGCGGTGACGAGTTCGCCCTGCTGGTGCCGAACGCGACTGGGGAGCGGGTGCAGGCGGCGGCGCACGCCGTTCGCACTGCCCTCGAAGTTCCCGTTCCCCTGGGGGGGGCCTCGTTGCAGGTCGGGGGCAGCCTGGGTTGGGCTCTGGCCCCCCACGACGACGACACCCCCGACGGTCTGCTCAGGCACGCCGACGCGGCCATGTACACGGCCAAGCGCGGACCCTCCTGA
- the cutA gene encoding divalent-cation tolerance protein CutA — translation MSLVVLVTVPPERAHELARTLVAERLAGCVNVVGGIHSIYRWEGDIAEDPETLLLIKTTGERYPELETRIRAMHPYEVPEIIALPFDRALPEFQSWLLGATALRGE, via the coding sequence ATGTCACTCGTCGTTCTGGTCACGGTTCCCCCCGAACGCGCGCACGAACTTGCCCGGACGCTGGTTGCCGAGCGGCTGGCCGGATGCGTGAATGTCGTCGGCGGCATCCACAGCATCTACCGCTGGGAGGGGGACATCGCGGAGGACCCCGAGACGTTGTTGCTGATCAAGACCACCGGGGAACGCTACCCCGAGCTGGAGACGCGCATCCGGGCCATGCACCCCTACGAGGTGCCCGAGATCATCGCGCTGCCCTTCGACCGGGCGCTGCCCGAGTTCCAGAGCTGGCTGCTGGGGGCCACGGCGCTGCGGGGGGAGTAG